A genome region from Anopheles stephensi strain Indian chromosome 2, UCI_ANSTEP_V1.0, whole genome shotgun sequence includes the following:
- the LOC118504756 gene encoding cilia- and flagella-associated protein 43, whose product MEQNIRTKAIWMHPGSAEIACVVGNVAVAIATGSHILFVNLKTAAKSYYLADSVQAGNGVACLAGHKLFPILAFAERCSNPRILLISYPGNTVLSVLEGDQTECAYAALCFSESELLVALTGVPDYSLEVYAWRSKELLCKKPSSIICDFQRLICSPSAVFAVCQYAPRKSELKLWEVHGNIRISRLIERTVCLDLEKHELPLCVTFLIDGNLAVVTQRAKVFTIAASTGQINQTISSPDGLVDERDYVPFIFYCKGGLFVSAPDGQVNFYKKQKGTWNQLWSTQSDASYSQLLHYSTSEGLLGITTEGFIMRTVMDADVRNVEFHVVKDLDVGYTYSCTYSINSTPKTVGIKLDVGAVKLLNFESGAVSDSLNVGPLTCIANHPEKPLLVVGSDTGVLQLILIDEQQVKLVRRLHLSRHSIVAVVFAIADDRYFATLDAKGQVAILEIAENMELNVRQVFGEINRAKDWFLWCSSEEVLIVQSVKELTDAVSFRSVEFIVKQHHAEDISKTQLTLPHDYCQIVPKRTETRLELYAHQVRTNVIDLLEVSRTEAKLDVVLLKTIRTPLSVAHLEMAVDERFLYVWAMDGKTVLYECAADKLICTLSFDSRFNGGIKQISLERSTEFLSILCHNGMLTVLKLLQPIAQSLEASVTPAKSFVCHQPPVDDAEDTTRVLEELQADEELPWIERKEIERRKEKGKIYEPEHAAIFAEFAEIKQQLKALLNHNEKAPPEEQFPLQVFNLNAEATEKLTQEANRTKEEEKKRLKQFIESQRDINERLVENCWALMSRKPWKIRSMFKRAFVENYAMLPANPYRQHLEKVRVYRETELNASHDALMPWKPTPTYQLESILNRDPDYGNILDNLARASLKKSYALSGTTTHQFFEPYSLRYDQLEVVTFEQLYFELICGDVEIEKLRTLFNEKFEQIKTLKHEEMELVLKRNRRARYVQQELVFLANLMADRSTFEVTHIEDPAYEADERPDTIIHTDDKEIPVAPYISPSVERLMDLERQERERRQRELLADDFKDRALITMMDGVLEHRWEDEIKKSLPLPQCLEIGKEPQHYNETDIREVKEYEEQSKLLYQERLRYRKMLQDELQELAISLDEQIKRFNTAVAKLTMQKIIIESAIRQEEMRILRATLYNHARLIYEANANGLRTQIDQISEYTDQLTEVLNEFQEKAADYRNTYDTLRTKDRLLDKQFKINFSDTAQSALVDQAYKIFKRRPKTQLRSIVTVSVFQDMAKRIVAKKTPGTHGNLLLPKECQDYLAHCDSLDQTSNCPAGMDSSLWQTLIKMRRIKIESEFRLKSCELMLSDAEAAIAAFQREITSKRNVLTSIEQQLEQLQNDQFETATNRTVQLVMKRGWIEIEQSGRTSDFDRCVLIHRTDVEDINAIIRRAGTKKLNAMVNAALFRRKIIYQEWEHRALKLQLRDLRDQLATVEKCKITKEVQSWLKMKGMKRTEDFSQMALEKKIRNAIQNEEEILQDLKTSLEDIEQRIATKRKENKALDQQTRALNIDVTEQHLQRDAELEQTEQKATQDRMSAIVERARLVRLVQAQHTHILELGTMLELQRLKTYPTLTASTSVMNHNVHHLLG is encoded by the exons ATGGAACAGAACATCCGAACCAAGGCAAT CTGGATGCATCCGGGATCGGCAGAAATTGCTTGCGTCGTTGGTAACGTTGCCGTTGCCATAGCAACCGGGAGCCATATTTTGTTCGTGAACCTGAAAACTGCGGCCAAGTCCTACTATCTAGCCGACAGTGTACAAGCCGGAAATGGAGTGGCCTGTCTCGCCGGTCACAAGCTGTTTCCCATACTTGCCTTTGCGGAGCGATGCTCCAATCCACGCATTTTGCTCATCAGTTATCCTGGCAACACGGTGCTGTCCGTACTGGAAGGAG ACCAAACGGAATGTGCCTATGCGGCGCTGTGCTTCTCCGAGAGTGAACTGCTAGTCGCCTTAACCGGTGTGCCGGACTACTCGCTGGAAGTTTACGCCTGGCGAAGCAAGGAACTCCTATGCAAAAAGCCATCCTCCATTATCTGTGACTTTCAGCGGTTGATTTGCAGCCCTTCAGCGGTGTTTGCCGTATGTCAGTATGCGCCACGAAAATCGGAGCTGAAGCTTTGGGAAGTGCATGGCAACATTCGAATCAGTCGTCTGATAGAACGCACCGTTTGCTTGGACCTGGAAAAGCATGAGCTACCGCTGTGTGTGACGTTTCTTATCGACGGTAATCTGGCGGTAGTCACCCAACGGGCGAAAGTGTTCACT ATAGCTGCTTCTACGGGACAGATCAATCAAACCATCAGCAGTCCCGATGGTTTGGTAGACGAACGGGACTATGTTCCCTTCATCTTCTACTGCAAGGGTGGGCTGTTTGTGAGCGCACCGGATGGGCAGGTTAACTTCTACAAGAAGCAAAAAGGTACCTGGAACCAGCTGTGGTCCACACAGTCTGATGCGTCGTACAGTCAGCTGCTTCACTATTCCACCTCGGAAGGTCTTTTGGGCATAACTACGGAAGGATTTATTATGCGCACCGTGATGGATGCGGACGTGCGAAATGTAGAATTCCACGTGGTGAAAGATTTAGACGTGGGCTATACATATTCTTGCACCTACAGTATCAACAGCACACCAAAAACCGTTGGCATTAAGCTGGATGTTGGAGCGGTGAAGTTGCTGAACTTTGAGTCGGGTGCTGTAAGCGATTCGCTAAACGTAGGACCTCTAACATGCATTGCTAACCACCCGGAAAAGCCTCTCCTTGTGGTGGGTTCTGACACAGGAGTTCTTCAGCTAATCTTGATCGATGAGCAACAGGTGAAGCTAGTGAGACGTTTACATCTCTCCCGACACTCGATTGTGGCGGTTGTGTTTGCCATCGCAGATGACCGTTACTTTGCGACACTGGATGCGAAAGGTCAAGTGGCCATATTGGAAATTGCGGAAAATATGGAATTGAATGTCCGACAAGTGTTTGGCGAGATAAACCGGGCAAAGGATTGGTTCTTGTGGTGTAGTAGCGAGGAAGTTTTAATTGTACAATCGGTGAAGGAGTTAACAGATGCAGTTAGCTTCCGTTCAGTTGAGTTTATTGTGAAGCAACACCACGCTGAAGATATCAGCAAAACTCAACTAACGCTTCCTCACGACTACTGTCAAATCGTGCCAAAGCGTACCGAAACCAGATTGGAACTCTATGCCCATCAAGTAAGGACCAATGTAATTGATTTGCTGGAAGTTTCCCGAACAGAAGCAAAGCTCGATGTGGTGCTGCTCAAAACGATCAGGACGCCTCTATCGGTGGCCCATCTTGAGATGGCGGTAGACGAGCGTTTTCTGTACGTATGGGCGATGGATGGCAAAACGGTTTTGTATGAGTGTGCTGCAGATAAGCTGATCTGCACACTAAGCTTCGACAGTCGCTTCAACGGAGGTATCAAACAGATATCCTTGGAGAGAAGTACTGA GTTTCTATCCATTTTATGTCACAATGGAATGTTGACCGTGTTGAAGTTACTACAGCCAATCGCCCAAAGTCTCGAGGCCTCCGTCACTCCTGCCAAGTCATTTGTTTGCCACCAGCCACCAGTCGATGATGCGGAGGATACTACACGCGTCCTCGAAGAACTTCAAGCTGATGAAGAACTTCCCTGGATAGAGAGGAAAGAGATCGAGCGACGgaaagaaaaggggaaaatttACGAACCAGAACACGCAGCCATATTTGCCGAGTTTGCCGAAATTAAACAACAACTCAAAGCGCTTCTTAACCACAATGAGAAAGCACCGCCGGAGGAACAGTTTCCCTTGCAGGTGTTCAATCTGAATGCGGAAGCAACGGAAAAACTTACACAGGAG GCGAATCGTaccaaagaagaggaaaagaagcgtttaaaacaatttatagAATCGCAGAGAGATATCAACGAACGGCTGGTGGAAAACTGTTGGGCACTAATGAGTAGAAAGCCTTGGAAGATAAG ATCAATGTTTAAGCGAGCATTCGTCGAAAACTATGCCATGTTGCCAGCCAACCCGTACAGGCAACATTTGGAGAAGGTGCGGGTGTATCGCGAGACGGAACTGAACGCCAGTCACGATGCGCTGATGCCGTGGAAACCGACACCAACATATCAGCTGGAATCAATCCTGAACCGTGATCCCGACTATGGAAACATTCTGGACAATCTGGCACGTGCTTCTTTGAAGAAATCGTACGCCCTGTCCGGAACGACTACTCATCAGTTCTTCGAGCCCTATTCGCTCCGGTACGATCAGCTCGAGGTGGTGACATTTGAACAGCTGTACTTTGAGCTTATCTGCGGTGAT GTAGAGATTGAAAAGTTGCGAACGCTGTTTAATGAAAAGTTTGAGCAAATTAAAACTCTCAAGCACGAGGAAATGGAGCTAGTGCTGAAGCGAAACCGTAGAGCACGGTATGTCCAGCAGGAGTTGGTATTTCTTGCCAACTTAATGGCGGATCGCAGCACGTTTGAAGTGACGCACATTGAGGATCCAGCGTACGAGGCAGACGAACGTCCTGATACCATCATACATACGGACGATAAAGAAATACCTGTGGCACCGTACATAAGCCCGAGTGTCGAACGGCTTATGGACCTGGAGCGACAGGAGCGTGAGCGAAGGCAGCGCGAACTATTGGCAGATGATTTCAAAGATCGTGCTCTAATCACCATGATGGACGGTGTGCTAGAGCATCGGTGGGAGGACGAGATCAAGAAGAGTCTACCGCTCCCTCAGTGTTTG GAAATTGGCAAAGAACCACAACACTACAACGAAACCGATATACGCGAGGTAAAGGAATATGAGGAGCAGAGTAAGCTGTTGTACCAGGAACGACTACGCTATCGTAAGATGCTACAGGACGAGCTGCAGGAGCTAGCAATTAGCCTGGACGAGCAGATTAAAAGGTTCAATACAGCCGTAGCGAAGCTTACGATGCAGAAAATCATTATTGAATCGGCCATACGGCAGGAAGAGATGCGCATTCTACGTGCGACACTCTACAACCATGCCCGCCTTATCTATGAAGCTAACGCCAATGGGCTGCGCACCCAGATTGATCAGATCTCGGAGTACACGGACCAGCTGACGGAGGTGCTGAACGAGTTCCAGGAGAAGGCAGCCGACTATAGAAACACGTACGATACGCTGCGGACGAAGGATCGCTTGCTTGACAAACAGTTCAAGATTAACTTTTCGGACACGGCCCAATCGGCACTGGTCGATCAAGCGTACAAGATATTCAA ACGTCGACCAAAGACTCAGCTGCGCTCGATCGTTACCGTGTCGGTGTTTCAGGACATGGCCAAGCGGATCGTGGCAAAGAAGACGCCTGGGACTCATGgaaacctgctgctgcccaaGGAATGTCAAGACTATTTGGCGCACTGTGATTCGCTGGATCAAACGTCCAACTGTCCGGCCGGTATGGATAGCAGCCTTTGGCAGACGCTGATCAAAATGCGTCGCATCAAGATCGAGAGTGAGTTTAGG TTGAAAAGTTGCGAGCTTATGCTGTCGGATGCGGAGGCAGCCATTGCTGCGTTCCAGCGAGAGATCACCAGCAAGCGCAACGTGTTGACATCGATTGAGCAACAGCTGGAACAGCTTCAAAATGATCAG TTTGAAACTGCCACAAACAGAACGGTGCAGCTCgttatgaagcggggatggaTCGAAATTGAACAGTCCGGACGTACGAGCGACTTCGACCGCTGCGTCCTAATACATCGCACCGACGTTGAGGATATCAACGCAATCATCCGGAGGGCCGGCACGAAAAAGCTTAACGCAATGGTAAACGCGGCCCTGTTCCGGCGTAAAATCATCTACCAGGAATGGGAACATCGGGCCCTGAAGCTGCAGTTGCGCGATCTACGCGATCAGCTGGCGACGGTTGAGAAGTGCAAAATTACGAAGGAGGTACAGAGTTGGCTCAAGATGAAGGGCATGAAGCGGACGGAAGACTTTAGCCAGATGGCGCTGGAGAAAAAGATCCGAAATGCCATCCAGaatgaagaagagatattgcAGGACCT TAAAACTTCGCTGGAAGACATTGAGCAGCGTATCGCGACCAAGCGCAAGGAAAATAAGGCACTGGATCAGCAAACACGTGCGCTTAACATTGACGTAACGGAGCAGCACCTACAGCGGGATGCGGAGCTGGAACAGACGGAACAGAAAGCGACCCAGGACCGGATGTCGGCTATCGTCGAGCGTGCACGTTTAGTTCGGCTTGTGCAGGCTCAGCACACGCACATACTGGAGCTGGGCACGATGCTTGAGCTGCAGCGTCTCAAGACGTATCCGACGCTGACCGCTTCCACCAGCGTCATGAATCATAATGTTCACCATTTGTTGGGTTGA
- the LOC118504757 gene encoding NAD(P) transhydrogenase, mitochondrial-like, which translates to MTRGVLRLCCQQGDALLQITRPLHPLRLFSGSVKLLQKDGKPATAVKGVPYQNLVIGVPKERWANEKRVSVTPVVAGTLIKKGFKVQVESGAGVNAKFRDADYEAAGASIVDGRKAFETDIVLKVRQPIDTEIPQLRDASTLISFLYPTQNKELIDKLAQRKINAFAMDAIPRISRAQVFDALSSMANISGYRAVIEAANHFPRFFTGQITAAGKVPPAKILVIGGGVAGLAAIGQARGMGAIVRAFDTRPVVKEQVESMGAEFLTINISEDGSTAGGYSKEMSKEFIEAEMALFAKQCREVDVIITTALIPGKKAPLLITEEMVKSMKPGSVIVDLAAEAGGNVQTTVPGEIKVVHDVVHVGLTDFPSRLPTQSSTLYANNISKFLLSMGEKDHFHINLEDEVVRGSIVLQGGNLMWPPPVIPVSAKPPPAVAASATAGAAIKVEAPPADPFNETLRSSLMYTGGLGTLLGLGAISPNAAFTTMMTTFAMSGIVGYHTVWGVTPALHSPLMSVTNAISGITAVGGLLLMGGGVMPTNTIETLAAGAALISFINIFGGFLVTQRMLDMFKRPTDPPEHNYLYGIPAAVFLGGYGVGALQSLPEIHQMAYLASSLCCIGALVGLSSQKTSRLGNSLGMMGVTGGIAATLGHMAPSAEVLMQMGGVAGLGGLIGSIIAKRIQITDLPQLVAAFHSLVGAAAVLTCVATYMHDFPTLATDPAANVLKTALFLGTYIGGVTFSGSLVAYGKLQGVLNSAPLLLPGRHFINGGLLAGNLAAMGAFYLEPSMAGGLGLLGATAAMSTAMGVTLTAAIGGADMPVVITVLNSYSGWALCAEGFMLNNNLMTIVGALIGSSGAILSYIMCKAMNRSLPNVILGGYGTTSTAGGKPAEIVGTHTEVNVDGVVDMIKNSKNIIITPGYGLCVAKAQYPIAEMVNLLKARGKKVRFGIHPVAGRMPGQLNVLLAEAGVPYDDVLEMEEINDDFDETDLVLVIGANDTVNSAAEDDPNSIIAGMPVLRVWKADQVVVMKRSLGVGYAAVDNPIFYKPNTSMLLGDAKKTCDALLGKIKEDI; encoded by the exons ATGACGCGCGGTGTGCTTCGCCTGTGTTGCCAGCAGGGAGATGCACTGCTGCAAATAACGCGACCGTTGCATCCGCTGCGATTGTTTTCAG GTAGCGTAAAACTACTGCAAAAGGATGGCAAACCGGCAACGGCGGTTAAGGGTGTACCCTACCAGAATCTGGTAATCGGTGTACCGAAGGAACGATGGGCCAACGAAAAGCG aGTTTCCGTTACTCCAGTTGTCGCTGGAACGCTCATCAAGAAAGGGTTCAAGGTGCAGGTGGAAAGCGGAGCCGGTGTAAATGCCAAGTTCCGTGATGCCGATTACGAAGCGGCAGGAGCGAGTATCGTGGACGGCCGAAAGGCGTTTGAAACTG aTATTGTGCTGAAAGTGCGACAACCGATAGACACGGAAATTCCCCAGCTTAGGGATGCCTCAACGCTGATCTCCTTTCTGTATCCCACCCAAAACAAGGAACTGATCGATAAGCTCGCTCAACGAAAGATTAACGCATTCG CAATGGACGCAATTCCGCGAATTTCGCGCGCCCAAGTGTTCGATGCACTTTCCTCGATGGCCAACATTTCCGGCTATCGGGCGGTGATTGAGGCGGCCAACCACTTCCCACGCTTCTTTACCGGCCAGATAACGGCAGCCGGTAAGGTGCCACCGGCCAAGATTCTGGTTATCGGTGGTGGAGTGGCCGGTTTGGCTGCGATCGGGCAGGCTCGTGGTATGGGTGCGATCGTGCGTGCGTTCGATACGCGCCCGGTGGTGAAGGAACAGGTGGAAAGCATGGGTGCGGAATTCTTGACCATCAACATCAGCGAGGACGGTTCGACGGCCGGTGGGTACAGTAAGGAGATGAGCAAGGAGTTTATCGAGGCAGAAATGGCGCTGTTTGCGAAGCAGTGCAGGGAGGTGGACGTGATCATTACCACGGCGCTCATTCCCGGCAAAAAGGCACCACT ACTCATCACGGAGGAAATGGTCAAATCGATGAAGCCGGGCAGTGTGATCGTGGATCTTGCGGCCGAAGCTGGCGGCAACGTGCAGACAACCGTGCCCGGCGAGATCAAGGTTGTGCACGACGTGGTACACGTTGGTCTTACCGATTTCCCGAGCCGGCTGCCCACCCAGAGCTCCACACTGTACGCCAACAACATCTCCAAGTTTCTGCTCTCGATGGGCGAAAAGGATCACTTCCACATCAATCTCGAGGATGAAGTGGTGCGTGGAAGTATCGTGCTGCAGGGAGGCAACCTAATGTGGCCACCGCCAGTAATTCCCGTGTCTGCAAAACCACCGCCGGCGGTAGCGGCCAGCGCCACTGCCGGTGCGGCCATCAAGGTGGAAGCACCACCGGCCGATCCCTTCAACGAAACGCTCCGCAGCAGTCTCATGTACACGGGCGGCCTTGGCACGCTGCTCGGGCTCGGCGCAATCTCGCCGAACGCTGCCTTTACCACCATGATGACTACGTTTGCGATGTCCGGCATTGTGGGCTATCACACGGTGTGGGGTGTAACGCCGGCCCTACACTCTCCGCTCATGTCCGTCACGAACGCCATCTCCGGCATCACGGCCGTCGGTGGGTTGCTGCTGATGGGTGGCGGTGTGATGCCTACGAACACGATCGAAACGCTCGCTGCCGGTGCGGCCCTCATCTCGTTCATCAACATCTTCGGCGGGTTCCTGGTGACGCAGCGCATGTTGGACATGTTCAAGCGCCCGACGGATCCTCCGGAGCACAACTATCTGTACGGCATTCCGGCGGCAGTGTTTCTCGGCGGTTACGGTGTCGGTGCCCTGCAGAGCCTGCCCGAAATTCACCAGATGGCGTACCTTGCGTCGAGCCTTTGCTGTATCGGTGCGCTGGTTGGATTGTCCTCGCAGAAAACCTCCCGGCTGGGTAATTCGCTCGGTATGATGGGTGTTACCGGTGGTATTGCGGCCACCCTGGGACACATGGCACCGAGCGCGGAGGTGTTGATGCAGATGGGCGGCGTAGCCGGACTCGGTGGGCTGATCGGTTCGATCATTGCCAAGCGCATTCAGATTACGGATCTGCCCCAGCTGGTGGCTGCGTTCCACAGTCTGGTCGGTGCAGCGGCCGTTCTGACGTGTGTGGCTACGTACATGCACGACTTCCCTACGCTGGCCACCGATCCGGCGGCGAACGTGCTCAAGACGGCACTGTTCCTTGGTACCTACATCGGAGGAGTCACGTTTAGTGGATCGCTCGTTGCGTACGGTAAGCTGCAGGGCGTCCTGAACTCggcaccgctgctgctgcccggtcgACACTTTATAAACGGCGGGCTTTTGGCGGGTAATTTGGCCGCTATGGGTGCGTTCTACCTGGAGCCCTCGATGGCTGGTGGATTGGGTCTGCTGGGCGCTACTGCTGCCATGTCCACCGCGATGGGAGTTACGCTGACCGCGGCTATCGGTGGTGCAGACATGCCGGTCGTCATTACCGTGCTGAACTCCTACTCGGGCTGGGCCCTGTGTGCGGAAGGGTTCATGCTGAACAACAACCTGATGACGATTGTCGGCGCGCTGATCGgttcgtccggtgccattctttCCTACATCATGTGCAAAGCGATGAACCGCTCGCTGCCGAACGTTATACTCGGTGGGTACGGTACCACCTCGACCGCCGGTGGTAAGCCGGCCGAAATCGTGGGCACCCATACGGAGGTCAATGTGGATGGGGTGGTGGACATGATCAAGAACTCCAAGAACATCATCATTACGCCCGGGTATGGTTTGTGTGTGGCCAAGGCACAGTACCCGATCGCGGAGATGGTCAACCTGCTGAAGGCTCGCGGCAAGAAGGTGCGGTTCGGTATTCATCCGGTTGCGGGCCGTATGCCGGGTCAGTTGAACGTGCTGCTGGCGGAAGCCGGCGTGCCGTACGATGATGTGCTCGAGATGGAGGAGATCAATGATGACTTTGACGAGACGGACCTGGTGCTGGTGATCGGTGCGAACGATACGGTGAACAGTGCGGCCGAAGACGACCCGAACTCGATCATAGCCGGTATGCCGGTGTTGCGTGTGTGGAAGGCGGATCAG GTTGTTGTCATGAAACGCTCGCTAGGCGTCGGATACGCGGCCGTAGACAATCCAATCTTCTACAAACCGAACACATCTATGCTGCTCGGCGATGCCAAGAAGACGTGTGATGCGCTTCTGGGCAAGATCAAGGAAGACATTTAG